The stretch of DNA GACATCTGTCTTAACGGAGAAAGTGCGGCTTCCGGCTCATCTAAAATATATAAACCATTCCCATAAAACCGATTCATAAATGCTGCAAAGAATGACTCACCGTGTGAAAGTTGATGAAGTGGTTTCCCACCAAATGAGTCGACAATTTTTGATCCTCCTTGAGGTTCACTATCTAGCTCCTCAATATGGGTTGCCACATTATAATAAGATTCGGCACGAAAGAAAAAGCTGTCCTCTGATCTAAAAGGACCCCTTGCAATCCTTAAGTATTCATGTAGGTTAGAATGAGAATCATAATTAGAGAAGTTAAAGTTCAAAGACCCTCCTTCAGGATTAAAACCTAGAGCTACTGCAACCCCTTCAAGTAGAGTAGACTTCCCCATGCCGTTTTCACCTACAATAAAAGTTACATTCGGATGAAAGCGTAACTTCTCAAAATTACGAATAACAGGTAAATTAAGCGGAAATCTTTCGTAATTGTATATATTTTCAGCCTTTAAGCTAACGTATTTAACATATTGAGAAACACTGTCTAATTTCACTCTATACACCTCTTAATTAAAAACATAATCGTATCTATAGTTCTATCGTACTTGTAGAAATACCTGCTTATTTAAAGATATCTTGAATTCGAGATAATTTTATGGTATATTAAAAGTATAAATTACTTAACTATTTTTTCCTATAAAAGGAGGAGCTATTATGCAATTTTTAGGCATTCATCATGTTTCCTTATTAACTTCTAACGCAGAAGAAAATTATAGATTTTTTACA from Sutcliffiella cohnii encodes:
- a CDS encoding AAA family ATPase, whose translation is MKLDSVSQYVKYVSLKAENIYNYERFPLNLPVIRNFEKLRFHPNVTFIVGENGMGKSTLLEGVAVALGFNPEGGSLNFNFSNYDSHSNLHEYLRIARGPFRSEDSFFFRAESYYNVATHIEELDSEPQGGSKIVDSFGGKPLHQLSHGESFFAAFMNRFYGNGLYILDEPEAALSPLRQMSMLARIHELVNEGSQFIISTHSPIIMGYPNAKIIELTADGMKETTLEETNHYQIMKQFFEDKGRLFHHLFNEG